The following are encoded together in the Thalassolituus oleivorans MIL-1 genome:
- the cysD gene encoding sulfate adenylyltransferase subunit CysD: MTDYNLTHLKQLEAESIHIIREVAAEFDNPVMMYSIGKDSAVMLHLARKAFYPGKPPFPLMHVDTTWKFKEMIAFRDKMVEEIGMDLIVHTNQEGVDQGVGPFTHGSSKHTDIMKTQGLKQALDKYGFDAAFGGARRDEEKSRAKERVYSFRDAKHRWDPKNQRPELWNIYNGKVNKGESIRVFPLSNWTELDIWQYIYLESIPLVPLYFSDVRPVVERDGMLIMVDDDRMPLNEGEVPMMKSVRFRTLGCYPLTGAVESEAATLPEIIQEMLLTTTSERQGRAIDHDSSGSMEKKKQEGYF, from the coding sequence ATGACCGACTACAATCTGACTCACTTGAAGCAGCTGGAAGCGGAAAGTATCCACATCATTCGTGAAGTGGCTGCAGAATTCGACAATCCAGTAATGATGTACTCCATTGGTAAAGACTCTGCGGTAATGCTGCATTTAGCTCGCAAAGCTTTTTACCCTGGCAAACCACCATTCCCTTTGATGCACGTAGATACCACGTGGAAGTTCAAAGAGATGATCGCTTTCCGCGATAAAATGGTTGAAGAAATTGGCATGGACTTAATCGTTCATACTAACCAAGAAGGTGTCGACCAAGGCGTAGGTCCGTTTACTCATGGTTCGTCTAAGCATACCGACATCATGAAAACTCAGGGCTTAAAGCAAGCGTTAGACAAGTATGGCTTCGATGCTGCCTTTGGTGGCGCTCGTCGCGATGAAGAGAAATCACGTGCAAAAGAACGTGTTTACTCATTCCGTGATGCAAAACACCGTTGGGACCCTAAAAATCAGCGTCCTGAACTATGGAATATCTACAACGGCAAAGTAAACAAAGGTGAAAGCATTCGTGTATTCCCATTGTCGAATTGGACCGAACTGGATATTTGGCAATACATCTACCTTGAAAGCATCCCGCTAGTACCATTGTACTTCTCTGATGTACGCCCTGTGGTAGAACGCGATGGCATGTTAATCATGGTTGACGACGACCGTATGCCGTTAAACGAAGGCGAAGTGCCAATGATGAAATCTGTGCGCTTCCGTACCTTAGGTTGTTACCCATTAACTGGTGCCGTTGAATCTGAAGCAGCAACATTGCCAGAAATTATTCAAGAAATGCTGCTCACCACCACATCTGAACGTCAGGGCCGCGCAATTGACCACGATTCATCCGGCTCGATGGAGAAGAAAAAACAGGAGGGTTACTTCTAA
- a CDS encoding alpha/beta hydrolase, whose amino-acid sequence MSDEFLVDIRTNTGVLEARSLNLDHDWGVLMCHPHPLFGGTMDNKVVTTVVRAARDAGLNTLRFNFRGVGKSTGVHDDGQGEQDDVLAALKYAKEELGWTKVILAGFSFGAGMACLAAVNKPEWVNGLVLMAPAVHHFDAPMMLPHDFETWVLMGDADEVVPFREVDDWVSRVIPAPHFQIFTDGSHFFHGRLTALKQSFLTIIAELIA is encoded by the coding sequence ATGAGTGATGAGTTTTTAGTGGACATTCGCACCAATACGGGTGTTTTAGAAGCGAGAAGCTTGAATCTTGATCATGATTGGGGCGTGCTCATGTGTCATCCACATCCTTTGTTCGGCGGCACTATGGATAACAAAGTGGTCACAACCGTGGTACGGGCGGCTCGTGATGCAGGGTTAAATACGTTGAGATTTAATTTTCGGGGCGTCGGTAAAAGCACGGGCGTTCATGACGATGGTCAGGGCGAGCAAGATGATGTGCTTGCGGCATTGAAATATGCCAAAGAGGAGTTGGGTTGGACTAAGGTGATTCTGGCTGGGTTCTCGTTTGGTGCTGGAATGGCTTGTTTGGCCGCTGTTAATAAACCTGAGTGGGTTAATGGTTTGGTGCTAATGGCTCCGGCAGTACATCATTTTGATGCGCCTATGATGCTGCCCCATGATTTTGAAACTTGGGTGTTGATGGGCGATGCCGATGAGGTTGTGCCGTTTAGAGAAGTAGATGATTGGGTATCGCGGGTGATTCCTGCACCGCATTTTCAGATATTTACTGATGGCAGCCATTTTTTTCATGGACGATTGACGGCCCTTAAACAGTCATTTTTAACCATTATTGCTGAGCTTATCGCTTAG
- the zapE gene encoding cell division protein ZapE, with the protein MSTPWELYQADLQRDDFSYDAAQEMAVKHLQRLYDDLVAAEKRRAGQGAVSKLIGKLNKKKPVPEQGIYFWGGVGRGKTYLVDTFYDALPFKRKMRTHFHRFMQRVHKDLTSLTGEKNPLMIVADRIASEAVVICFDEFFVSDIGDAMILGGLMQELFDRGVTLVATSNIVPDGLYKNGLQRDRFMPAIRLLNQFTEVVNVDSGVDYRLRTLEQAELYHFPLDGSAEASLKTSFDGLIPDSRHVVENTQVEILGRKIPAKAVCDDIGWFEFTALCDGPRSQNDYIELGKLFHAILISNVPVMGTKNDDLARRFINLIDEFYDRGVKVIMSADAAIPNIYETGKLEFEFQRTTSRMLEMQSHEYLVREHRAE; encoded by the coding sequence GTGTCTACCCCTTGGGAACTGTATCAAGCGGATCTTCAACGCGATGATTTTTCTTACGACGCTGCGCAAGAGATGGCAGTAAAGCATCTCCAGCGTTTATACGATGATTTGGTCGCTGCTGAGAAGCGTCGTGCTGGCCAAGGGGCTGTGAGTAAGCTCATTGGTAAGCTCAACAAGAAGAAGCCTGTACCAGAGCAGGGCATCTATTTTTGGGGAGGTGTTGGCCGTGGCAAGACCTACTTGGTGGATACCTTTTATGATGCACTGCCGTTTAAACGCAAGATGCGCACTCACTTCCATCGCTTTATGCAGCGAGTCCATAAAGATCTGACATCGCTGACGGGTGAGAAAAATCCGTTAATGATTGTTGCTGATCGCATTGCCAGCGAAGCGGTTGTTATTTGCTTCGATGAGTTCTTTGTATCCGATATCGGCGATGCCATGATTTTGGGCGGCTTGATGCAAGAGCTGTTCGATCGCGGTGTTACTTTGGTTGCAACCTCCAATATTGTGCCTGATGGCTTGTACAAAAATGGCTTACAACGTGACCGTTTCATGCCAGCGATTCGATTATTAAATCAGTTTACTGAAGTTGTGAATGTCGATAGCGGCGTCGACTATCGGTTGCGTACCTTAGAGCAAGCTGAGTTATACCATTTCCCACTCGATGGTAGTGCTGAAGCCAGCTTGAAAACCAGTTTTGACGGCTTAATTCCTGATTCTCGCCATGTCGTAGAAAATACTCAGGTAGAGATTTTAGGGCGTAAGATTCCAGCTAAAGCAGTGTGTGACGATATCGGCTGGTTTGAGTTTACGGCGTTATGCGACGGTCCGCGTTCGCAAAATGATTACATCGAGTTGGGTAAATTATTTCACGCCATTTTGATTTCAAATGTTCCCGTGATGGGCACCAAAAATGACGATTTAGCGCGTCGGTTTATCAACCTAATTGACGAGTTTTATGATCGTGGCGTTAAGGTGATTATGTCGGCTGATGCAGCTATCCCTAATATATATGAAACAGGTAAGTTGGAGTTTGAATTTCAGCGTACTACCTCCCGTATGTTAGAAATGCAATCACACGAATATTTAGTTCGTGAGCATCGCGCCGAATAG